A stretch of Vicinamibacterales bacterium DNA encodes these proteins:
- the nosD gene encoding nitrous oxide reductase family maturation protein NosD has product MAKRWARAADGERVILALALAAVSAVGPQGIADHGTSPGTLEPRPASGQVSPLQRRIDDAASGATVEVAAGTYTGDLEIDRPITLIGHGRPLLVGSGVGSVIRVRADDVVIDGFDVDGRNGGDLGRDSSGIHVAGRRATIRDCYVRRSLFGVYLREAHGTRVVRCRINGIPGRDPGEKGSGIHAWNTEGFRLEQNVIVEARDGIYLQSSSKGHIGGNQVRDVRYGLHYMFSDDNLFEDNVFENGAAGTAIMYSRRIVFRRNRFLHNRGFASVGLLFQGCDDVIAEDNLIADNARGIFLEGSRRDVFRRNIVAQSDIAIVLFASCADVRFEGNSFVGNMTPLSLVGKRTDTTFDGNYWSDNDEPDLDGDGRSDRPFRLSSVFDHLRGNLIAADLIAQSFAATALGLAERAFPVLEAVSPEDRSPLVRPPSLPAVPPARQDRSAGDVRGIAIAVAVAGAGGVVLTKGARVARRKGARP; this is encoded by the coding sequence GTGGCGAAGCGCTGGGCGCGCGCGGCGGATGGGGAGCGCGTGATCCTCGCGCTGGCTCTCGCGGCCGTCTCGGCCGTGGGACCGCAGGGCATCGCGGACCATGGCACGTCGCCGGGCACGCTCGAGCCCCGCCCGGCCTCCGGACAGGTGTCGCCACTCCAGCGACGGATCGACGACGCAGCCTCCGGCGCCACGGTGGAGGTCGCCGCGGGAACCTACACCGGCGATCTGGAGATCGATCGGCCGATCACCCTCATTGGGCACGGACGCCCGCTGCTCGTGGGGTCCGGCGTCGGCAGCGTCATCCGCGTGAGGGCCGACGATGTGGTGATCGACGGGTTCGACGTGGATGGCCGGAACGGGGGCGACCTCGGCCGCGACTCGTCCGGGATCCACGTCGCCGGACGGCGGGCTACCATTCGAGATTGCTACGTGCGCCGCTCGCTCTTCGGAGTCTATCTTCGCGAGGCGCACGGCACCCGGGTCGTCCGCTGCCGCATCAACGGCATCCCGGGCAGGGATCCCGGCGAGAAGGGATCCGGAATCCATGCGTGGAACACGGAAGGGTTTCGCCTCGAGCAGAACGTGATCGTCGAGGCGCGCGACGGGATCTACCTGCAGTCGTCCTCGAAAGGCCATATCGGCGGGAACCAGGTTCGGGACGTCCGCTACGGCCTCCACTACATGTTCTCCGATGACAACCTGTTCGAGGACAACGTGTTCGAGAACGGTGCCGCCGGCACCGCGATCATGTACTCGCGGCGGATCGTCTTCCGCCGCAATCGCTTCCTCCACAACCGCGGGTTTGCGTCGGTTGGCCTGCTCTTCCAGGGGTGCGACGATGTCATCGCGGAGGACAACCTGATCGCGGACAACGCCCGGGGGATCTTTCTCGAAGGTTCGCGCCGCGACGTGTTTCGCCGCAACATCGTCGCCCAATCCGACATCGCGATCGTGCTGTTCGCATCGTGCGCGGACGTGCGGTTCGAGGGGAACTCGTTCGTCGGCAACATGACACCGCTGTCGCTGGTGGGAAAGCGGACGGACACGACATTCGACGGCAACTACTGGTCCGACAACGACGAGCCGGACCTCGACGGCGACGGCCGTAGCGACAGGCCATTTCGGTTGTCGAGCGTCTTCGATCACCTGCGGGGCAATCTGATTGCGGCAGACCTCATCGCCCAGAGCTTTGCGGCGACCGCGCTCGGGCTGGCTGAACGCGCGTTTCCGGTGCTCGAGGCCGTGTCGCCCGAGGACCGGTCGCCGCTCGTGCGCCCCCCGTCGCTCCCGGCGGTGCCCCCCGCGCGCCAGGACCGGTCCGCGGGCGATGTGCGCGGAATCGCGATCGCGGTCGCCGTGGCCGGTGCGGGTGGCGTCGTCCTCACGAAGGGGGCGCGGGTGGCGCGGAGGAAAGGCGCCCGGCCATGA